DNA from Triticum aestivum cultivar Chinese Spring chromosome 7D, IWGSC CS RefSeq v2.1, whole genome shotgun sequence:
GATTTAAGAACTGTTTCTGTAATATTTAAAAGTGTTTGTTATTTTTATAAATATATTAATTTAAGTTTATACAGTGTTTGTATATTTTGAAAACATCCTGTAATATAAAAATTAGTTTGGTACTTGTTGAAAAAAATTTATCTAATTTTTAAAAGGTGTTCAGGCATTTATAAagtgtattttgcaaaaaaaatgtgatAATACTTGGCGCACATTGGAGATATCATGATATTACCTGCAATTAGAGGAATCTCCTGCTTGCCCATGAAATATTATGAAATATTTTTAACGAGGTTTGTACAAAAACGACCTTGCCTCCTACTTTAAACTCTATTTTTTGTATTCTTCTACCATGCAATGTTTCAgatttttctttaaatagttttgCATTTTCACAAGCCTCATTCGTCCATTCATCAAAAGAACTTATGTCAAGCAACCTTTTCTCGACATCTTGTTTCAAGTCAAAATTTAATTGCTTGATCGCCCAAATAAGCCTTTTTCCGAGGTGCCCAATAAGCCTTTTAAAGGAAGGTGGCAGGTTTTtcataaatattttataaaaatacaTGCCCATGGGGTTTTTTGTAAGTAGTCCTATGGGCCCAAAGTGCATCAATAATTTTGTTAGCTCAATCTTTTCTTGATCTACTAACTGTATTTTGTAAGTCCAAATTTTATACCATGGTTTGTGAACTCCACCGGATCACTAGATTGAGGAGGATAAGGGAAGCTATggtgtgatcaacatcatatttaaTTAAAAGCATCTTGAATGCACTATGAATCAAAGGTGAAACAACATCCATCATAAGATATTTAGGGACACTAAACTTGGAAAGATGAtctctttaagcattttaatacaaGTATGATGATCATCACTTTTAGTTGAAGTAGGTATTACCCACTTAGTGATATAATCGACAACAACTAGAATTTGTGCGTTATCATAGGAAGATGGAAAAGGTCCAATATAATCAAAACCACATTGATCAAATGGTTATAGCTATAGAATAGTTCACATGCCTTTCTTGGTGTCCACAATATTACctactctttgacattcatcatatgATAAGATGAACTTTCGAGCATCTTCGAAGAAAGAAGGCGAGTAAAATCACTGTAGTACATTTTATGGTGGTTTAGTCCataacatggtgtcctccataaagATTGGAGTGATACTTATTTAAAATTTCTTGCGCCATAAATATTTGCTGGTATTTTTGTTCTTAGATAAGTAGCAAGGATAGTATTATTTTTGTTTGATTGTAAATAATCAAAAGCATAATGCAAACATGACAACATACCTCTCAACACAATCAAACATAATAAATTCCTTGTGTATATATCTAATGACAATAAATCTAGCTACCTCATCCCTAAATTAGATCCATCACCAACACATAGGAACGACCTAACCTTATTCATGCCATGTTGCTCCCCATACCACCGGTGCTCACCATGCTGACACATGCTTGATTTCAGCAGCCTTTGGAGCACACTGTCAGGGTTTGTTCGTTGCATGCTGGGTTTTGTAGGGTCATGTGGGAATTGTAGTTCGTGTTGTGAAGTTGCTACGAAATACTGAAATTCCCATGAAATCCATGTGTTCCAAGCCAATCAAGAATCTGTTGGTGAGAAGTCTGAAACTTGCTATGATCCATCTACTGACCGGTGGGAGGAACTGGTCTATGTACCACGACTGACTTTGCCCCCCTGGCACCATCGAAACGTTGGTTCTTATGGGCGGAGTTGAACCATGGTGTCGATGTGTCCCAACATGTACTGTGCACATGTAACGTCCAAATGGTTTTCAACGGCATTCAAATCCAGGCTCGTCCCCTCAAATTCCAGATTGTGTTGTTGTGCTTCCAACTTAAACAACTTTTTTTTGTAGAGTTGGTCAACTTAAACGAGTTTTGTTCGAACAAACCAAGAACTTCAATcaatttggaatgaagggagtaatatATAGCTATAAGTTTGTTGGTTCTTGGTAGATGAATTATGTTGTAAGTTATTTTTCATGACACTAAATGTTCATTTGTACTGCCCAAGTTCCTAAATTTGTAAGGTGTATTTTGTTTCGTTCAGGCAGGCCTATGATTAACAAGTGCTTCATTGATAGTTCGGTTAATGCATGATAACTATCTTAAGTATTTATCTACATGAACTCAATGAAACAAATTTCATGTCCTCACATAACTTTGTATTCATAAAGAAATTGCTGCTCAAAGATTAGTCTTAAAAAAACAAAATACACCTTGTATTTTAAAAATGGAGGCAGTACATTATCATTTTGCTTCCTTGCTATACTCAATACACCCATTTTGTACTGTATAAATGAGAAGTGAAACTGAGAATTTTGGTAACTTATATTGCTATTATTCATGGAGAAACCACACATAATATTCTTGTCTACATTGCCACCCTCGTTCCTCGGATATGATACTTGTATCGCCAGACGCAGACGAGGAAGTAGCCAAAATTGAGTGTCGCTGCCACCGCCAGTGTCCAATACACGTTGTCTAGTCTCCCTTGGTCTATGTTCCCCGGCAGCCACGCCGTGACCCGCCTCACGATATCTACAAACACCGTGCTTATGTAGAACCCCATCGCGATGAGCAGCGGCGCCATGGCCGTAGCCAGGCTCCGTAGCGTCTTGGGGAACTCCATGTAGTAGAAGGCCATGTTCCCCGGGAAGTGGAGGGCCTCTCCAGCCCCGACGACGCCCAGTGGGAGCAGGAGCCACAACACGGACATGGGCGTGCCGCCGGGGTGCGCGCGCATGCCGCTAAGCCTCCGGCGCTCCACCAGCGCAGCGGCGACCATGCCTGCAATGTTCACCACATGGCCGAGGCCCACGCGCTGTAGCGGGGACGCAGGGGTGTCTGTGATCTTGTGCCAGAGAGGGAAGACTGCGCGGTCCAGGACCGGGGTTGCCACGATGAATGCGACGAGGGAGCAGACAGAGATAGCCCCGGCCGGGATGTTGAAGTGTGGTCCGAGCGAGCGGTCCATGGCGAGAGCCTGCAGGATGATCATGCCAAGCATCACGCCGATCGACACACTCACCATTATGCCAGACGACCACAGCGGGAAGACACCGAGGAGGGACTTGAGGTCCTCGACCTGCTGCACCGTGCACAACCGCCAGACGCTAGGACCTGATGCACCCCCGGAATTGTCGCTTGCACTTGTGATCATGGCGGCTCGATTTAGAAATCTGCAGGAACATGATACAATGAATATATGAATCACAAATCCAGAGGTTCAGCAAACAACAGTGACATGGTTGCAAAAGAGTCCTGCTGCATTGTCACCTATACGTACCTTAAGTTTTTACTTGGTGCCCCATCGCTGCCCGACTCCACGACGGCGCGGTCTCCTACGTTGTACTGCACATCACCATGAGTGCCGACTTGGATGCTAGCCTTGCGCACGGCGGCCACAACGACGCGAGCCAGGTCTGTGTAGGGGCTGCCCTTTGTCGTGGGCATCCGGTAGTACCGTGCGCCCATAAGAAGCATCGCCAAGCTAAATGTCGATGCGCCGAGACAGACACCAAACCCCATGGCCCATGACACGTCGTCCTGGATGTAGACAATGGCCGTCTCGCCAACAATGAAGGAGCCGTAGAGGAAGACAAAGTACCAGTTGAAGAAGGTGTCCTGCTCGCCCGTGCTGCCGAACTGGTCCGCGCCCATTGTTGCGATGTTGAAACGTGTGCCGCCGGTGCCAATGGCGAGAAGGAAGATGGCGGCATACAGGACGGCAAGCTGCCCTGGGGATCCGTGCTGGCACCCAACGGTAGATGACGACGTGCAGTGTGGTGGCCGCAGGGACGGCAACGCCGCGGTGAGCGTGAACAACACGAAAGCCTGGATAATGACATAGTTAATAATGATCTTTATAGTTGTATTGCAAATGGTTTGTTTTCTATTACGTAAAAAGGTAAAGAATGCTGCAAACAACTAAGTGACTATGGATTAATTATCGCGTTCATTTTGTTGTAATAAGACAGTGCTGGTATTGCAAAAATATAAAGGTTGTGTTGCAATCATGTTTCCTTTTTGTTATGGTCAGATGTTATAGTTAAATGATGATTTATTGCCATGCTGCAAAAGTGGAACAAAATATTGGCACCATGAAAAATAATTGTCACAAAGAGTGAGTTATTTCTCCAGCAGCTAACAATTTGCAAATCTGTTGTTGCACTGTACAAAAATTTATATAATAATCACTATAAAGTTTCATGTAAACTGGGGGTTTCTCTTTCAAATCTCTATTATCTACAGAAATATTCGTGTGTAAAGTTCTATTAACAATTCATTCGTGTTTTTTCAGGCTGCATAATTTTTTCACATTGGAGTTTGATATGAAAGGGATCAGCGAATGCATCCAGCTAGTTGCATGAAAcagagttttctttttcttttatttgagAGCATGAGCCAGAGGTCGTATTTGTCATTATCGCCGCACAAATGCGTCGTTGTCATGCATGCATAATTCTTATGGTTATTTTGATAAACAGATAGTGACATGATATAGCTATATGTTTTTCTCTTCATCTACATGAATAATTGTGTTACACATCGCACAATGAGTTTCTTTAATTGACCGAAAAATGGGAGGAGACTCCTACAACGGATTACATAAACCAAATAACAGTTAAGACGGTTTAAAAAAGAAGAAAAGacaagaaaaaaaattcaaattataagATGTGGTTCTGACCATTAATTCTTTGAACAGCTACTACTTATATTTCGGTTTCGCTTTGTGAAGGACCACTGTGTCTTGACATTTGAAAAGTTGTTATCATCTCTCACTCAAAGGAAGGCTGAATAATAACTTCAAAAATAAAGCGACAACTTCTGAGGATGTAGTTTGGTGTTGTGTTTCTTTCAGGAGGTGGTTGATATATAATCTTAAGAGGCATATTGATTTGAACGTGCCTACAATTTTCTTTTTAAGAAATCATCAACCTTTACCTATATATTATCCCTTGAGAAAACCCATTTTATCTCCAccctaaaaagaagaagaagaagaagaagaagaaactcaTTTTACCTACTCCACCCGATCCATATTAATCGTTGGGTCGGAGGGAGTAATTAACTTTTTTTTCTTGCTAAAAGGGAGTAATAAATTTGGTAGTTAGCGTCACACGTACTGTGTTGCCCCACTTCTATAGCTTCCATGGAACTCGGAAACGCAACCTCGATCAGGAAAAAGACAACGCAAAGCAAGGCAGATCGAAGACGGGTCGTTTGGAGGGTGCAGCAAATTAAATTGGTAGGGGTCGGACCAGGAGGTTGATGGCAGCGCCGGCGAGGATGACCGGGAAGGAGCCCAGGTAGGAGTCGGCGAGGACGGCGCCGGCGACGGGCACGAGGTTGAGGGAGCCGCGGACGATGTTGGTGATCTGCGCGGCGTCGATGCTCTCCACGTTGTACTCCTTGAGCAGGTACACCAGCAGGTTGCTGGTCGTCCCGTTGACGGCCAGCCCCAGCCCCAACATGCTCCCTGCTCACACACACATATCATACATATACGTCTAGAAAGATGTGTGTGCATGTGAGAGAGAGGTCTCCACATATGTACCAGCTATGAAGGGGAGAGTGATCCATCCTCCTCGCTCTCTGCCTGGTTTCTCTTGGGCTTCTTCTTGGCCGACGACAGGCTTGAGTTTAGAGTTAGTGGAGCTATCCATCTCCAGCTGCTCTTGACCCTAGCTACTTAATTAGTTTGGATCTTGGAGTCTA
Protein-coding regions in this window:
- the LOC123170147 gene encoding protein NRT1/ PTR FAMILY 2.3, giving the protein MDSSTNSKLKPVVGQEEAQEKPGRERGGWITLPFIAGSMLGLGLAVNGTTSNLLVYLLKEYNVESIDAAQITNIVRGSLNLVPVAGAVLADSYLGSFPVILAGAAINLLAFVLFTLTAALPSLRPPHCTSSSTVGCQHGSPGQLAVLYAAIFLLAIGTGGTRFNIATMGADQFGSTGEQDTFFNWYFVFLYGSFIVGETAIVYIQDDVSWAMGFGVCLGASTFSLAMLLMGARYYRMPTTKGSPYTDLARVVVAAVRKASIQVGTHGDVQYNVGDRAVVESGSDGAPSKNLRFLNRAAMITSASDNSGGASGPSVWRLCTVQQVEDLKSLLGVFPLWSSGIMVSVSIGVMLGMIILQALAMDRSLGPHFNIPAGAISVCSLVAFIVATPVLDRAVFPLWHKITDTPASPLQRVGLGHVVNIAGMVAAALVERRRLSGMRAHPGGTPMSVLWLLLPLGVVGAGEALHFPGNMAFYYMEFPKTLRSLATAMAPLLIAMGFYISTVFVDIVRRVTAWLPGNIDQGRLDNVYWTLAVAATLNFGYFLVCVWRYKYHIRGTRVAM